In Perca fluviatilis chromosome 14, GENO_Pfluv_1.0, whole genome shotgun sequence, a genomic segment contains:
- the si:ch211-212k18.7 gene encoding salivary glue protein Sgs-3 isoform X2 — protein MKTAVVFAFLTCLAVSALSLAEDEKKAKPPATVSPAFEFSPQSSSVPATKTTPKPTTPKPTTPKAPTTTPKPTTPKPTTTPKPTTPKAPTTTPKPTTPKAPTTTPKPTTTKAPTTTPKTTTTKAPTTTPKTTTTKAPTTTPKTTTTKPPTTTTTPKTPPQPTPPTELNAGNYSLTDEKTKVVCVKAHMALQIRLATPKANGTFIVQPKSTNAVGGCQATQANLTLAFKEGLITFMFNKNTEKVYVDALSFTLNYPLDKKVANGPPYSGKANSTNLFAAKIGHSYSCRNESLDMGNGLYLDITEDQMQAFNLTKSNEFGTPDLCPADKPNYSVAIAVGVTLLVLIIIVVVAYLLGRRKRADGYQSL, from the exons cACTGTCATTGGCTGAAGATGAAAAAAAGGCCAAACCTCCTGCAACCGTGTCCCCTGCCTTTGAGTTCAGCCCCCAATCTTCATCTGTCCCGGCCACGAAAACCACCCCCAAACCTACGACTCCCAAACCTACGACCCCCAAAGCTCCAACTACGACTCCCAAACCTACGACCCCCAAA CCAACTACGACTCCCAAACCTACGACCCCCAAAGCTCCAACTACGACTCCCAAACCTACGACCCCCAAAGCTCCAACTACGACTCCCAAACCTACGACCACCAAAGCTCCAACTACGACTCCCAAAACTACTACCACCAAAGCTCCAACTACGACTCCCAAAACTACGACCACCAAAGCTCCAACTACGACTCCCAAAACTACGACCACCAAACCTCCAACTACGACTACCACACCTAAAACTCCTCCTCAACCTACTCCCCCCACCGAATTGAATGCAGGAAACTACAGCCTGACGGACGAGAAAACAAAAGTGGTGTGTGTGAAGGCTCATATGGCACTGCAGATCCGACTGGCAACACCAAAG GCCAATGGAACCTTCATTGTTCAACCAAAGTCTACAAATGCAGTAGGAGGTTGTCAGGCAACCCAGGCCAACCTTACCCTTGCATTCAAAGAGGGCTTAATCACCTTCATGTTCAACAAG AACACTGAGAAAGTCTACGTTGATGCTTTGTCTTTCACCCTCAACTACCCCTTAGACAAAAAGG TTGCAAACGGACCCCCGTACTCGGGCAAAGCCAACTCAACGAATCTCTTTGCTGCAAAGATCGGACACTCCTACTCCTGCAGGAATGAATCCCTCGACATGGGGAACGGACTGTACCTGGATATCACTGAAGACCAGATGCAAGCCTTCAATCTGACCAAGAGCAACGAGTTTGGCACTC ctGACTTATGTCCGGCTGACAAGCCTAACTACAGTGTTGCCATTGCGGTGGGAGTGACGTTGTTGGTGCTCATCATCATCGTGGTGGTGGCCTACCTGCTGGGCCGCAGGAAGAGGGCCGATGGCTACCAGTCTCTGTGA
- the si:ch211-212k18.7 gene encoding lysosome-associated membrane glycoprotein 1 isoform X1, with translation MKKRPNLLQPCPLPLSSAPNLHLSRPRKPPPNLRLPNLRPPKLQLRLPNLRPPKLQLRLPNPTTPKAPTTTPKPTTPKAPTTTPKPTTPKAPTTTPKPTTPKAPTTTPKPTTTKAPTTTPKTTTTKAPTTTPKTTTTKAPTTTPKTTTTKPPTTTTTPKTPPQPTPPTELNAGNYSLTDEKTKVVCVKAHMALQIRLATPKANGTFIVQPKSTNAVGGCQATQANLTLAFKEGLITFMFNKNTEKVYVDALSFTLNYPLDKKVANGPPYSGKANSTNLFAAKIGHSYSCRNESLDMGNGLYLDITEDQMQAFNLTKSNEFGTPDLCPADKPNYSVAIAVGVTLLVLIIIVVVAYLLGRRKRADGYQSL, from the exons ATGAAAAAAAGGCCAAACCTCCTGCAACCGTGTCCCCTGCCTTTGAGTTCAGCCCCCAATCTTCATCTGTCCCGGCCACGAAAACCACCCCCAAACCTACGACTCCCAAACCTACGACCCCCAAAGCTCCAACTACGACTCCCAAACCTACGACCCCCAAAGCTCCAACTACGACTCCCAAACCCTACGACCCCCAAAGCTCCAACTACGACTCCCAAACCTACGACCCCCAAAGCTCCAACTACGACTCCCAAACCTACGACCCCCAAAGCTCCAACTACGACTCCCAAACCTACGACCCCCAAAGCTCCAACTACGACTCCCAAACCTACGACCACCAAAGCTCCAACTACGACTCCCAAAACTACTACCACCAAAGCTCCAACTACGACTCCCAAAACTACGACCACCAAAGCTCCAACTACGACTCCCAAAACTACGACCACCAAACCTCCAACTACGACTACCACACCTAAAACTCCTCCTCAACCTACTCCCCCCACCGAATTGAATGCAGGAAACTACAGCCTGACGGACGAGAAAACAAAAGTGGTGTGTGTGAAGGCTCATATGGCACTGCAGATCCGACTGGCAACACCAAAG GCCAATGGAACCTTCATTGTTCAACCAAAGTCTACAAATGCAGTAGGAGGTTGTCAGGCAACCCAGGCCAACCTTACCCTTGCATTCAAAGAGGGCTTAATCACCTTCATGTTCAACAAG AACACTGAGAAAGTCTACGTTGATGCTTTGTCTTTCACCCTCAACTACCCCTTAGACAAAAAGG TTGCAAACGGACCCCCGTACTCGGGCAAAGCCAACTCAACGAATCTCTTTGCTGCAAAGATCGGACACTCCTACTCCTGCAGGAATGAATCCCTCGACATGGGGAACGGACTGTACCTGGATATCACTGAAGACCAGATGCAAGCCTTCAATCTGACCAAGAGCAACGAGTTTGGCACTC ctGACTTATGTCCGGCTGACAAGCCTAACTACAGTGTTGCCATTGCGGTGGGAGTGACGTTGTTGGTGCTCATCATCATCGTGGTGGTGGCCTACCTGCTGGGCCGCAGGAAGAGGGCCGATGGCTACCAGTCTCTGTGA